Proteins from one Burkholderia oklahomensis C6786 genomic window:
- a CDS encoding DUF2827 family protein, translated as MLEMQQLRVGISIDSRAPDIWRNSAYQNAVFLAAVCLRIPFVSLIVLIDVAAHAEATSLETSVAGALRIVPAREACDMVDIVVELAGVFERSWLESMRARGKKLVLYQADQPDVRLTEPLIFGRGGDNRWGVRFDEIWMPDGGWDSAFAPMLRTKHRCDVFDVPFVWHCEFVSRRAEELRRDGLRYGRAADAPAAGRGAAARVAIFEPSASVLRSGIIPMLICDAVYRRDRSAIRHMHVLNAQYLTNRVTMRRLAASLDIVRDGAASFHGSHGVVSFMPRFADIAVAHERRSAPNYTSLELLYGGYPLIHNTQRMKQGGYYYPDADIEEGARLVGRAIAHHARCADEYECRSRAVFAAVDPFRRDNLAAYAERLGHSCARSGASKRG; from the coding sequence ATGCTTGAAATGCAGCAGTTGCGCGTGGGTATCTCGATTGATTCGCGCGCGCCGGATATCTGGCGGAACAGCGCGTATCAGAACGCGGTCTTTCTTGCGGCGGTCTGTCTGCGCATTCCCTTCGTATCCCTCATCGTGCTGATCGACGTCGCGGCGCATGCCGAGGCGACGTCGCTCGAAACGTCCGTTGCCGGAGCGCTTCGGATCGTGCCGGCGCGCGAAGCGTGCGATATGGTGGACATCGTCGTCGAGCTAGCGGGCGTGTTCGAACGTTCCTGGCTCGAATCGATGCGGGCGCGCGGCAAGAAGCTCGTGCTGTATCAGGCGGACCAACCTGATGTGCGACTCACGGAACCGCTGATCTTCGGTCGGGGCGGCGATAATCGCTGGGGCGTCCGGTTCGACGAGATCTGGATGCCGGACGGCGGCTGGGACAGCGCGTTTGCACCGATGCTACGAACCAAGCATCGGTGCGATGTATTCGACGTGCCGTTCGTCTGGCATTGCGAATTCGTGAGTCGGCGTGCGGAAGAGCTGCGACGTGACGGCCTGCGATACGGGCGCGCGGCGGATGCGCCCGCGGCCGGTCGCGGAGCGGCGGCGCGCGTCGCGATATTCGAGCCGAGTGCGTCGGTGCTCAGGAGCGGCATCATTCCGATGCTGATCTGCGACGCCGTCTATCGGCGCGATCGCTCGGCGATACGGCATATGCACGTGTTGAACGCCCAATACCTGACGAATCGTGTGACGATGCGCCGCCTCGCCGCTTCGCTCGACATCGTCAGGGACGGCGCCGCATCGTTTCACGGCTCGCATGGCGTCGTGAGCTTCATGCCGCGGTTCGCCGACATCGCAGTCGCACACGAACGGCGCAGCGCGCCCAACTACACATCGCTCGAGCTGCTGTACGGCGGCTATCCGCTGATTCACAACACGCAGCGGATGAAGCAGGGCGGTTATTACTATCCGGATGCCGACATCGAGGAAGGCGCGCGACTCGTCGGCCGAGCAATCGCGCACCATGCGCGATGCGCCGACGAATACGAATGCCGCTCTCGCGCGGTCTTCGCCGCGGTCG